From the Babylonia areolata isolate BAREFJ2019XMU chromosome 15, ASM4173473v1, whole genome shotgun sequence genome, one window contains:
- the LOC143290381 gene encoding nascent polypeptide-associated complex subunit alpha-like, whose protein sequence is MPIEAVEKPLEETKPEESASSDSDDDDSPPELEDQDAASMQQQSQVAAAAGLTEELVSKAKQSRSEKKARKAMSKLGLKAVPGVTRVTIRKSKNILFVINRPDVFKSPASDTYIVFGEAKIEDLNQQAQMAAAEKFRDKPPAGPGDMPSTVSQPIQEESEEEEEEDETGVEQKDIELVMSQANVSKSKAIRALKNNNNDIVNAIMELTM, encoded by the exons CCGGAGGAATCGGCATCATCAGATTCTGATGACGATGACTCTCCACCAGAGCTGGAAGACCAAGATGCCGCTTCCATGCAGCAACAGAGTCAG GTGGCAGCTGCTGCTGGACTGACAGAGGAGTTGGTGTCTAAAGCAAAACAGAGTCGCAGTGAAAAGAAAGCCAGAAAGGCCATGTCCAAGCTGg GTCTGAAGGCTGTGCCTGGTGTTACTCGTGTCACCATCAGAAAATCCAAAAACATTTTATTTGTCATCAACAGACCAGATGTGTTCAAAAGCCCTGCTTCTGACACCTACATCGTCTTTGGTGAGGCCAAG ATCGAAGATCTGAACCAGCAGGCCCAGATGGCAGCGGCAGAGAAGTTCCGTGACAAGCCTCCAGCGGGTCCTGGTGACATGCCCTCGACAGTCTCTCAGCCCATCCAGGAAGAatctgaagaggaggaagag gAGGATGAGACAGGCGTGGAGCAGAAGGACATTGAGCTGGTCATGTCCCAAGCCAATGTGTCCAAGTCCAAGGCCATCCGAGCactcaagaacaacaacaacgacatcgtcAATGCCATTATG gagCTGACGATGTAG